One region of Chryseobacterium sp. C-71 genomic DNA includes:
- a CDS encoding AarF/ABC1/UbiB kinase family protein has product MFDKQQRKLKRSARLISVLSKYGFKDMIARMGKKPEESSSASDEIISKGTVYERIRLVLEELGPTFVKLGQTFSNREDLLPPELIQELQKLQDRVEVVEMNVEEILENEFNIVVKDHFSEIIAKPLATASIAQVYRATLISGEEVILKIKKPDVLSVIEDDLLLIKDLVKLISTYSEIGSKLNLKQAIATFEKSLLEEVSLVNERNNIKQFALNFKNNKETYVPIIYDEFSNNNVLCMEFIDGIKVTDKTELLNNNIDPVVVSEGGLRLFVSQILDYGFFHADPHAGNILVKRDGKVVFIDFGAVGKIQPNDKEILESLIVAFVAKNSNKIVRYLKKMAVSYEIPDERRFENDVEEVLNFVHSTSLKDIDPHIIINKMKDVLKDNQLYMPDYFYLLFKGIGLIEGVGRTINPDLDIVKSLHPYTKKILTRKISPKKLFKSGMDKMMNFTDNVDEIPKELRSVLQKLDDNKFTISSEIKNIEKTNQLIKSSIINLILAMVLGANIIATAIVFVSESGPRIGEMSLVAVLGFVFSVLLVVILLLRITRK; this is encoded by the coding sequence ATGTTTGATAAACAACAGCGAAAGCTGAAAAGATCTGCCCGATTAATTTCCGTTTTAAGTAAATACGGCTTCAAAGATATGATTGCCAGAATGGGCAAAAAACCGGAAGAAAGTTCTTCGGCTTCTGATGAAATTATTTCCAAAGGAACCGTTTATGAAAGAATACGATTGGTTTTAGAAGAACTCGGTCCGACTTTTGTGAAGCTCGGACAGACATTCAGCAACCGTGAAGATCTGCTTCCGCCAGAATTGATTCAGGAATTGCAAAAACTTCAGGATCGGGTAGAAGTGGTTGAAATGAATGTCGAGGAAATTCTTGAAAATGAATTCAATATTGTTGTTAAGGATCATTTCTCAGAAATTATTGCAAAACCTTTGGCTACAGCTTCTATTGCTCAGGTGTACAGAGCGACTTTAATTTCAGGAGAAGAAGTCATTTTAAAAATCAAAAAACCAGATGTTCTCAGTGTCATTGAAGATGATTTGTTGCTCATTAAAGATTTGGTGAAGTTGATTTCCACCTACTCTGAAATCGGTTCAAAATTAAATTTAAAACAAGCTATTGCAACCTTCGAAAAATCATTACTTGAAGAAGTTTCTTTGGTTAATGAAAGGAATAATATCAAACAGTTTGCTTTAAATTTTAAAAACAATAAAGAAACCTACGTTCCGATTATATATGACGAATTTTCGAACAATAATGTCCTTTGCATGGAATTTATTGACGGAATTAAAGTAACCGATAAAACAGAACTTTTAAATAATAATATTGATCCTGTAGTTGTTTCTGAAGGTGGCTTGAGACTTTTTGTTTCGCAAATTTTAGATTATGGTTTCTTTCATGCCGATCCTCACGCCGGAAATATTTTGGTGAAACGAGACGGAAAAGTAGTCTTTATTGACTTTGGAGCCGTCGGGAAAATTCAACCAAATGACAAAGAAATTCTCGAAAGTCTGATTGTGGCTTTTGTCGCCAAAAATTCAAATAAAATTGTTCGTTATCTCAAAAAAATGGCGGTCAGCTATGAAATTCCGGATGAAAGAAGATTTGAAAATGACGTGGAGGAAGTTTTGAATTTTGTTCACAGCACTTCGCTGAAAGATATTGATCCGCATATCATCATCAATAAAATGAAAGATGTTTTAAAAGACAATCAGTTATATATGCCTGATTATTTTTATCTTTTATTTAAAGGAATCGGTTTGATAGAGGGTGTCGGAAGAACCATCAATCCTGATTTGGATATTGTAAAAAGTCTTCATCCGTACACCAAAAAAATCCTGACCAGAAAAATAAGTCCGAAAAAACTCTTCAAATCCGGAATGGATAAGATGATGAATTTCACTGATAATGTAGATGAAATTCCGAAAGAGTTGCGTTCAGTTCTGCAGAAATTGGATGATAACAAATTCACCATTTCAAGTGAAATTAAAAATATTGAGAAGACCAATCAGCTAATAAAATCAAGCATTATCAATTTAATTTTGGCGATGGTTTTGGGAGCAAATATTATTGCCACAGCCATTGTTTTTGTTTCAGAATCCGGACCAAGAATTGGTGAAATGTCTTTGGTTGCTGTTTTAGGATTTGTCTTTTCAGTTTTGTTGGTTGTTATTCTTCTGCTGAGAATTACGAGGAAGTAG
- a CDS encoding GDSL-type esterase/lipase family protein, with product MKKIFAAFLLLTFALIFSQEKKPMYWQDIQNFKKLDQESAPPKDAILLIGSSSFTKWQNVSDYFPGKVIINRGFGGSRLTDLNYYSEDLLNPYQPKQIIIYCGENDFADDAKLKSKVVVDRYKTFYRKIREKFPNIQVDYISIKYSPSREHLWPQMKEANKKIAKFMKKEKNADFIDITKVMNDANGNIKKDLFIEDMLHMTPEGYQLWTKVMKPYMK from the coding sequence ATGAAGAAGATTTTCGCAGCATTTCTTTTGCTCACCTTTGCCCTTATTTTTTCGCAGGAAAAAAAACCAATGTACTGGCAGGACATCCAAAATTTCAAAAAACTTGATCAGGAATCTGCACCACCGAAAGATGCTATTCTTTTAATTGGGAGCTCATCTTTTACCAAATGGCAGAACGTTTCAGATTATTTTCCAGGAAAGGTGATTATTAATAGAGGTTTCGGAGGCTCAAGGTTGACAGATCTCAATTATTATTCTGAAGATTTATTAAACCCTTATCAGCCCAAGCAAATTATCATCTATTGTGGTGAAAATGATTTTGCAGATGATGCCAAGTTAAAATCAAAAGTCGTAGTCGATAGATACAAGACTTTTTACAGAAAAATTCGTGAAAAATTTCCAAATATTCAGGTTGATTATATTTCAATTAAATATTCTCCAAGCCGCGAGCATCTTTGGCCTCAAATGAAAGAAGCCAATAAGAAAATCGCAAAATTCATGAAGAAAGAAAAAAATGCAGATTTCATAGACATTACAAAGGTTATGAATGATGCTAATGGAAATATCAAAAAAGACCTTTTTATAGAAGATATGCTTCACATGACACCGGAAGGTTATCAGCTTTGGACGAAAGTTATGAAACCTTATATGAAATAA
- a CDS encoding GLPGLI family protein — protein MKNKIIVLLVFLVFIKNFSQKRFVYEYKFVPDVSKKDSVLTDYMNLDSDMKNSVFYSSFKSVSDSLRQEMASNKSIKTNLPYYNPNLIYTITKNYSKNSVAYHIKDNGVKFKLTETKPINWKISKETKIINNLKCQKATTNLYGRKWIAWFSPEIAIQDGPYKFNNLPGLIVKIEDTEKNHSFELTEIKNIKSLKLSNDYKNEKEITQKQLNQLFDDRAKNINSNIGEMLVHPNSIGFVMKDGNVIQFNSNTKNIEKELENAVKRTNNPIELKL, from the coding sequence ATGAAAAATAAAATTATTGTTCTGTTAGTTTTTCTTGTTTTTATTAAAAATTTTTCTCAAAAAAGATTTGTTTACGAATACAAATTCGTTCCGGATGTTTCAAAAAAAGATTCTGTGCTTACAGATTATATGAATTTGGATTCCGATATGAAAAATTCGGTTTTTTACAGTTCATTTAAAAGTGTTTCTGATTCTTTAAGACAGGAAATGGCAAGTAATAAATCTATAAAAACAAATTTGCCTTACTACAATCCTAATTTAATTTATACCATCACAAAAAACTATTCTAAAAATTCTGTTGCTTATCACATCAAAGATAATGGAGTTAAATTTAAATTAACTGAAACAAAACCAATTAATTGGAAGATTTCAAAAGAAACGAAAATTATCAATAATTTAAAATGTCAAAAAGCAACAACAAATTTATACGGTAGAAAATGGATTGCATGGTTTAGTCCTGAAATTGCCATTCAAGATGGTCCGTATAAATTTAATAATCTTCCTGGTTTGATTGTGAAAATTGAAGACACAGAAAAAAATCATTCATTTGAACTTACTGAAATTAAAAATATCAAAAGTTTAAAATTAAGTAATGATTATAAAAATGAGAAAGAAATAACTCAAAAACAGCTCAATCAATTATTTGACGACCGCGCAAAAAATATAAACTCAAATATTGGCGAGATGTTGGTTCACCCCAATTCAATAGGTTTTGTTATGAAAGATGGAAACGTGATTCAATTTAACAGCAATACTAAAAATATTGAAAAAGAACTTGAGAATGCTGTAAAAAGAACAAATAATCCGATTGAATTAAAATTGTAA
- a CDS encoding lipocalin family protein, which translates to MKKYLLLFAFSALALSSCEDDDIQNYELDMLKGEWKATKSEVVSGKDLKTVISTDTPTGCSAKSTTEFRIDYYAAYTAVTGVGATCTSSKTEGKYSYDAEEKLLTIQYDNDLPSVYKVLILSSTEMKLMTMVGNIDQNGDKVIDFTQISYVR; encoded by the coding sequence ATGAAAAAATACTTACTTTTATTTGCCTTTTCAGCCTTAGCGCTTAGTTCTTGTGAAGATGATGATATTCAAAACTATGAATTGGATATGCTAAAAGGTGAATGGAAGGCAACAAAATCAGAAGTTGTTTCTGGAAAAGATCTTAAAACTGTAATTTCAACCGATACACCTACCGGATGTAGTGCAAAAAGTACAACAGAATTCAGAATTGATTATTATGCAGCGTACACAGCAGTAACCGGAGTGGGAGCAACATGTACAAGCAGTAAAACAGAAGGTAAATATTCTTATGATGCAGAAGAGAAACTACTGACCATCCAATATGACAATGACCTTCCAAGCGTTTATAAAGTACTGATTCTAAGCAGTACGGAAATGAAATTAATGACGATGGTCGGCAATATTGACCAAAATGGCGATAAAGTCATCGACTTCACACAGATCAGCTATGTGAGATAA
- the pheA gene encoding prephenate dehydratase, protein MKIAYLGPQASFTQLAASQIFPNEELISQSSILDCFNAVKNNEVDKAVVPLENSIEGTVSMTLDYLYDFEVFIETELVMPIAHHLMIHPNNETFEKVISHPQALAQTFHFRYDNFKDIPSQDFSSTAASAKLVSENPQEKWAAIANRYSAKLYGLKIIHENIQDFEQNHTKFIVISKKKESLKLDLLQTSEKTSLIITLPEDHAGGLHQVLSVFAWRKMNLSKIESRTLKTGLGNYFFFINVASEWHNVLSQNAIDEIIALGCNVKFLGHYDEYIFTE, encoded by the coding sequence ATGAAAATAGCCTACCTTGGTCCTCAAGCAAGTTTCACGCAATTGGCGGCATCTCAGATTTTCCCGAATGAAGAATTGATTTCTCAGTCGAGTATTTTAGACTGTTTCAATGCCGTGAAAAATAATGAAGTAGATAAAGCCGTCGTTCCTTTAGAAAACTCTATTGAAGGAACGGTTTCAATGACCCTCGATTATTTATATGATTTTGAGGTTTTTATTGAAACAGAATTGGTTATGCCGATTGCGCATCATTTAATGATTCATCCGAATAACGAGACTTTTGAAAAGGTCATTTCTCATCCCCAAGCTTTGGCGCAGACTTTTCATTTCAGGTATGACAATTTTAAAGATATTCCGTCGCAGGATTTTAGTTCTACAGCAGCTTCAGCAAAATTGGTTTCTGAAAATCCACAAGAAAAATGGGCGGCAATTGCGAATCGATATTCTGCAAAATTGTATGGATTGAAAATCATTCATGAAAATATTCAGGATTTTGAGCAGAATCATACCAAGTTTATCGTGATTTCAAAAAAGAAAGAAAGTTTGAAACTTGATTTACTGCAGACTTCTGAGAAAACATCATTGATCATCACACTTCCCGAAGATCATGCCGGAGGACTGCATCAGGTGCTTTCCGTTTTTGCATGGAGAAAAATGAACCTTTCAAAAATTGAAAGCCGGACCTTGAAAACAGGTTTGGGAAATTACTTTTTCTTTATCAATGTCGCCAGTGAGTGGCATAATGTTCTGTCTCAAAATGCAATTGATGAAATAATTGCTTTAGGCTGTAATGTGAAATTTCTAGGACATTATGATGAATATATTTTTACTGAATAG
- a CDS encoding DEAD/DEAH box helicase has translation MEKLTFADFDLPVKVLDVLADLNLFEPTPIQEKSIGPILSGRDVMGIAQTGTGKTLAYLLPVLKTWKYNKTGNPTVVILVPTRELVVQVSEIVEKLTENITARVIGIYGGKNINTQKLLFNDGCDILVGTPGRIMDLAIDNAISLREVQKLIIDEFDEMLNLGFRPQLTHIFEMMREKRQNILFSATMTEAVDEMLDQYFAGPIEISLAKSGTPLEKIEQTAYKVENFNTKINLLEHLLKNNDDMSKVLIFANNKKHSDLLFTKINELFPEEFDVIHSNKSQNYRLKAMKRFENEEIRGLITTDVMARGLDISNITHVINFETPEVQEQYIHRIGRTGRADKDGKAITFVTKKEETLVLDIELLMDKELRYIDFPSEVKINPKKIISEEDVILMKNPAQGKLYEGGGAFHEKKDKNKKENWGGPSKRKEPKKFGANRAQQKAISKSKRKK, from the coding sequence ATGGAAAAACTCACTTTTGCAGACTTTGACCTTCCGGTAAAAGTTCTTGATGTTTTAGCAGATTTAAATTTATTTGAGCCTACTCCAATTCAGGAGAAGAGTATAGGCCCGATTCTTTCAGGAAGAGACGTGATGGGAATTGCACAGACAGGAACAGGGAAAACGTTGGCATATCTTCTTCCGGTTTTGAAGACCTGGAAATACAATAAAACGGGAAATCCTACAGTTGTTATTTTGGTTCCTACAAGAGAATTGGTTGTTCAGGTATCAGAAATTGTTGAAAAACTGACAGAGAATATCACTGCAAGAGTAATCGGAATTTACGGTGGGAAAAATATCAATACACAAAAGCTTTTATTCAACGACGGTTGTGACATTTTGGTGGGTACTCCTGGTCGAATTATGGATTTAGCGATTGATAATGCAATTTCATTAAGAGAAGTTCAGAAGTTGATTATTGATGAGTTTGATGAAATGCTGAATTTAGGTTTCAGACCTCAGTTGACACACATCTTTGAAATGATGAGAGAGAAAAGACAGAATATTCTTTTCTCGGCAACCATGACCGAAGCCGTTGATGAAATGCTGGATCAGTATTTTGCAGGCCCAATTGAAATTTCATTGGCAAAATCCGGAACTCCGCTTGAGAAAATTGAGCAGACTGCTTACAAGGTTGAAAATTTCAATACAAAAATCAATTTGCTTGAACATTTGTTGAAGAATAATGATGATATGTCTAAAGTCTTGATTTTCGCGAATAACAAAAAGCATTCAGACTTATTATTTACAAAAATCAATGAGCTTTTCCCTGAAGAATTTGATGTGATTCACTCCAATAAATCTCAAAACTATAGATTGAAAGCGATGAAACGCTTTGAAAATGAGGAAATCAGAGGTTTGATCACGACGGACGTTATGGCGAGAGGTCTGGATATTTCAAATATTACCCACGTTATCAACTTCGAAACTCCGGAAGTTCAGGAGCAGTATATTCACAGAATCGGTAGAACGGGTAGAGCAGATAAAGACGGTAAAGCCATCACTTTTGTGACTAAAAAAGAAGAAACTTTAGTACTTGACATCGAGTTATTGATGGATAAAGAATTAAGGTATATCGACTTCCCATCTGAAGTGAAGATCAATCCGAAAAAGATTATTTCTGAAGAAGACGTAATTTTGATGAAGAATCCTGCACAAGGTAAGCTTTATGAAGGCGGAGGTGCATTCCACGAGAAGAAAGACAAAAACAAAAAAGAAAACTGGGGCGGACCATCAAAAAGGAAAGAGCCTAAGAAATTCGGAGCCAACAGAGCACAACAGAAAGCAATCTCAAAATCGAAGAGAAAGAAATAA